One genomic window of Devosia salina includes the following:
- the pcaD gene encoding 3-oxoadipate enol-lactonase has protein sequence MNFARINGTLLHYRLHGPKGAPALVFVNSLGTDARIWDTVIEQLAGRYRCLSYDKRGHGISDAPAGEYSLDDHLDDLEGLLDAAELDRAVLVGVSVGGIIAQGFALRAPERVAGLVLCCTAPRMGDAAMWEARIDTARTRGLAPLADAIMERWFSPGFRADRPVELAGWRNLFLRTDPHGYANTCATLRDTDLTDAIAAIAAPTLVVAGDADLAAPVDLVRNCLAIPGARLDILAATGHIPSIEQPDLLAGRIGDFLKEVGHG, from the coding sequence ATGAATTTTGCCCGCATCAACGGCACATTGCTGCACTACCGGCTGCACGGACCCAAGGGCGCTCCGGCACTGGTCTTCGTCAATTCGCTGGGGACCGATGCGCGCATCTGGGATACCGTGATCGAGCAACTCGCGGGCCGCTACCGATGCCTCTCCTATGACAAGCGCGGACACGGGATCAGCGATGCGCCAGCGGGCGAGTACAGTCTGGACGATCATCTCGATGATCTCGAGGGCCTGCTCGACGCGGCCGAACTGGACCGGGCCGTGCTGGTTGGCGTTTCGGTTGGCGGCATCATCGCCCAGGGGTTTGCCCTGCGCGCGCCGGAACGGGTGGCGGGCCTGGTGCTGTGCTGCACGGCGCCGCGCATGGGCGATGCCGCCATGTGGGAAGCCCGCATCGACACAGCGCGGACCCGGGGACTGGCGCCCCTGGCCGATGCCATCATGGAGCGCTGGTTCAGCCCCGGTTTTCGCGCCGACCGTCCGGTCGAACTGGCCGGCTGGCGCAACCTCTTCCTGCGCACCGATCCGCACGGCTATGCCAACACTTGCGCCACCCTGCGCGACACCGACCTGACCGATGCAATCGCGGCCATTGCGGCGCCCACCCTGGTGGTGGCGGGCGATGCGGATTTGGCCGCGCCGGTCGATTTGGTGCGCAATTGCCTGGCCATTCCCGGTGCCCGGCTCGACATATTGGCCGCAACCGGCCACATCCCGTCTATCGAGCAGCCGGACCTGCTGGCCGGCCGGATCGGCGATTTTCTCAAGGAGGTCGGCCATGGCTGA
- a CDS encoding FadR/GntR family transcriptional regulator, producing the protein MKLQAVSNRKLYIQIADQIRDQILQGAVEPGRQLPSERDLATDLGVSRPTVREALIALEVAGLVEVRVGVGAFVKRREDGRLTLPELSSSPLEVTAVRRLLEPEAAALASQNISPESTARLAETLRKMRAETAAGQWSFDTDRILHMTLADACGNAVLRELLDGLWKARGDEVDTRFHQHLLEVGEVRADILADHEAIVAAVVSGNAEAARTAMARHLQFVSDAMLQAWE; encoded by the coding sequence ATGAAGCTGCAAGCCGTATCCAACCGCAAACTCTATATCCAGATCGCCGACCAGATCAGGGACCAGATCCTGCAGGGCGCGGTCGAACCGGGGCGGCAACTGCCCTCGGAACGCGACCTGGCGACCGATCTGGGGGTATCGCGCCCGACCGTGCGCGAGGCGCTGATTGCACTCGAAGTCGCCGGACTGGTGGAAGTGCGCGTGGGCGTCGGCGCCTTCGTGAAGCGGCGGGAGGACGGCCGTCTGACCCTGCCCGAGCTCAGCTCCTCGCCCCTGGAAGTCACCGCAGTACGCCGGCTGCTCGAACCGGAAGCCGCGGCGCTGGCCAGCCAGAACATCTCGCCAGAGAGTACGGCCCGGCTCGCCGAGACCCTGCGCAAGATGCGGGCCGAAACGGCAGCCGGGCAATGGTCCTTTGATACCGATCGCATCCTGCACATGACGCTGGCCGATGCCTGCGGCAATGCGGTGCTGCGCGAATTGCTGGACGGATTGTGGAAAGCGCGCGGCGACGAGGTCGATACCCGTTTCCACCAGCATCTGCTCGAGGTCGGCGAGGTACGCGCCGATATCCTGGCCGATCATGAGGCGATTGTCGCCGCCGTGGTCAGCGGCAATGCCGAAGCCGCCCGCACCGCCATGGCGCGACACCTGCAATTCGTATCCGACGCCATGCTCCAGGCCTGGGAGTGA
- the pcaC gene encoding 4-carboxymuconolactone decarboxylase — protein MADTSLFDRGMATRRSVLGDSHVDGATRRTTDFDADFQSFITEGAWGSVWSRPGLTRRERSMITLALLAGLGHEEEFAMHVRATVNTGATEADIKELLLHVAVYAGVPAANSAFRIAKHELAKRQEAAQ, from the coding sequence ATGGCTGACACGTCACTGTTCGATCGCGGCATGGCAACGCGCCGCTCGGTGCTGGGGGACAGCCATGTGGACGGCGCCACCCGGCGCACGACCGATTTCGATGCCGACTTCCAGTCCTTCATCACCGAGGGCGCCTGGGGTTCGGTGTGGTCGCGTCCGGGCCTCACCCGGCGTGAACGCTCGATGATCACCCTGGCCCTTCTGGCCGGGCTCGGCCACGAAGAGGAATTCGCCATGCATGTGCGCGCCACGGTCAATACCGGCGCCACCGAAGCGGATATCAAGGAGCTGTTGTTGCACGTGGCGGTCTATGCCGGCGTGCCGGCCGCCAACAGCGCCTTCAGGATCGCAAAGCACGAATTGGCCAAACGTCAGGAGGCAGCCCAATGA
- a CDS encoding ABC transporter permease: MTDTAAPAGKSGIRITGAFHRLLAFSGLLALVVVFSLASPNFMQTQNILAILQATSVNGVLAIAATLVIITGGIDLSVGTLMTFCAVIAGVVLTYWGLPLPLGILGAILAGTTSGLISGTVIAKLKVPPFIATLGMMLILKGLSLVISGTRPIYFNDTPGFSQISLGSVIGTMVPGLPIPNGVLILFAVALLAAFILGKTALGRYTFALGSNEEAVRLSGVNVDRWKIAVYATAGSICGIAGLLIASRLNSAQPALGQGYELEAIAAVVIGGTSLSGGRGTVLGTLIGALIISVLANGLRILSVAQEWQTVVTGTIIILAVYADILRRRKL, encoded by the coding sequence ATGACCGACACCGCAGCCCCCGCCGGGAAATCCGGCATTCGCATTACCGGTGCCTTCCATCGCCTGCTGGCTTTTTCGGGCCTCCTGGCGCTGGTCGTGGTGTTCTCGCTGGCCTCGCCAAATTTCATGCAGACCCAGAACATCCTGGCTATCCTGCAGGCCACCTCCGTCAATGGCGTGCTCGCCATTGCCGCCACGCTCGTCATCATCACCGGTGGCATCGACCTCAGCGTCGGCACGCTGATGACCTTCTGCGCGGTGATCGCCGGGGTGGTGCTGACCTATTGGGGCCTGCCGCTGCCACTGGGCATTCTCGGGGCCATCCTGGCCGGCACCACGAGCGGGCTGATCTCGGGCACGGTCATCGCCAAGCTCAAGGTGCCGCCCTTCATCGCCACCCTGGGCATGATGCTGATCCTCAAGGGCCTTTCGCTGGTCATCTCCGGCACGCGGCCGATCTATTTCAACGACACGCCCGGCTTCAGCCAGATTTCCCTGGGCTCGGTGATCGGCACCATGGTGCCGGGCCTGCCCATCCCCAATGGCGTACTGATCCTGTTCGCCGTGGCGCTGCTCGCCGCCTTCATTCTCGGCAAGACCGCGCTCGGGCGCTACACCTTCGCCCTGGGCTCCAATGAGGAGGCGGTGCGGCTTTCGGGTGTCAATGTCGATCGCTGGAAAATCGCGGTCTACGCCACCGCCGGCTCGATCTGTGGCATTGCCGGCCTGCTCATCGCCAGCCGCCTCAACTCCGCACAGCCCGCCCTGGGTCAGGGCTATGAACTGGAGGCCATCGCGGCCGTGGTCATTGGCGGCACCTCGCTCTCGGGCGGTCGTGGCACCGTGCTCGGCACGCTGATCGGGGCGCTCATCATCTCCGTGCTGGCCAATGGCCTGCGCATTCTTTCGGTGGCCCAGGAATGGCAGACGGTGGTGACCGGCACCATCATCATCCTGGCCGTCTATGCCGACATACTGCGGCGCCGCAAACTTTAG
- a CDS encoding copper homeostasis protein CutC, with translation MTLLEICVDDAAGFRAAIAGGADRVELCSVLELGGLTPMPGLMALATNAPVPVRAMIRPRAGDFVFDQGDVKAMLGDIAAARQAGLAGVVLGASLPDGRLDVETLERLVDAAGEMGKTLHRAFDLVPDLAEAVEQAVAIGFDTILTAGRARTAPEGIADIVRAHEIADGRLTVMAGSGVNAGSVRGILDRVPLAAVHGACGRPARPDSEAAVRLGFVSPDRRATSRDAVAALKAALA, from the coding sequence ATGACCCTGCTCGAAATCTGCGTCGACGATGCCGCCGGGTTCCGGGCCGCCATTGCCGGCGGCGCCGACCGCGTCGAACTCTGTTCGGTGCTGGAACTGGGTGGCCTGACGCCCATGCCGGGGTTGATGGCGCTGGCAACCAATGCGCCCGTGCCGGTGCGCGCCATGATCCGCCCGCGGGCAGGCGACTTCGTCTTCGATCAGGGCGATGTCAAGGCCATGCTGGGCGATATCGCGGCGGCGCGCCAAGCGGGGCTTGCGGGCGTGGTTCTGGGCGCCAGCCTGCCCGACGGGCGGCTCGACGTCGAGACGCTCGAACGGCTCGTCGATGCCGCCGGCGAGATGGGCAAGACCCTCCATCGTGCCTTTGATCTGGTCCCCGATCTTGCCGAGGCGGTCGAGCAGGCGGTGGCCATTGGCTTCGACACCATCCTCACCGCCGGCCGGGCGCGCACTGCCCCCGAGGGGATTGCCGACATTGTCCGGGCCCACGAGATTGCCGATGGGCGGTTGACGGTGATGGCCGGGTCCGGGGTCAATGCCGGATCGGTGCGCGGCATTCTCGATCGCGTGCCACTGGCGGCGGTACATGGGGCCTGTGGGCGTCCCGCCCGGCCGGACAGCGAAGCAGCGGTGCGGCTGGGCTTTGTCAGCCCCGACCGGAGGGCGACCAGCCGCGACGCCGTGGCGGCGTTGAAGGCGGCGCTGGCCTGA
- a CDS encoding ROK family protein has product MITCFDIGGTTIKAATATGPNAVTPIGRVPTPRDDFDAFARVIADLVARGGAPAGSPVSISVTGVVDPESGVTTVANIACIDGRPLAAELGAILGRPVLVANDADCFALAEAFAGAGQGHRVVFGAILGTGVGGGIVADGRLFRGGGGLSGEWGHGTIVATALSVPPFAVPHFACGCGLSGCVDTVGGARGIERLHRHLHGVDLPSTEIVAAWERGETGASQTVDAYVELVALPLALAVNIIGPDIVPVGGGMGNAHALIARLDEAVRGRILRRIARPLVVPARLTVDAGLIGAASLAWSEGAA; this is encoded by the coding sequence ATGATCACCTGTTTCGATATCGGCGGCACCACCATCAAGGCCGCCACCGCCACCGGCCCCAATGCGGTTACGCCCATTGGACGGGTGCCGACGCCGCGCGACGATTTCGATGCCTTCGCCAGAGTCATCGCAGACCTGGTTGCCCGGGGCGGTGCGCCGGCGGGCAGCCCCGTCTCGATATCGGTCACCGGCGTGGTCGACCCGGAGAGCGGGGTGACCACGGTCGCCAATATTGCCTGTATCGATGGCCGCCCGCTCGCGGCGGAGCTGGGCGCCATCCTGGGCCGTCCGGTGCTGGTGGCCAACGACGCGGACTGCTTTGCCCTGGCCGAGGCCTTTGCCGGGGCCGGGCAGGGGCATCGCGTGGTCTTCGGCGCCATATTAGGCACGGGGGTGGGCGGTGGCATTGTTGCCGATGGTCGCCTGTTCCGGGGCGGTGGCGGCCTTTCGGGGGAATGGGGGCACGGCACCATCGTTGCCACCGCGCTCAGCGTGCCGCCCTTCGCCGTGCCGCATTTCGCCTGCGGCTGTGGCCTGTCGGGCTGTGTGGACACGGTGGGCGGCGCGCGCGGCATCGAGCGGCTGCACCGGCACTTGCATGGGGTCGACCTGCCCAGCACGGAGATCGTCGCTGCCTGGGAGCGGGGCGAGACCGGCGCAAGCCAGACCGTGGACGCCTATGTCGAGCTGGTGGCGCTGCCCCTGGCGCTGGCCGTGAACATCATCGGTCCAGATATCGTCCCTGTGGGGGGCGGCATGGGCAATGCCCACGCCCTGATCGCCCGGCTCGACGAGGCGGTGCGCGGGCGCATCCTGCGCCGGATCGCGCGTCCGCTGGTGGTCCCAGCCAGGCTGACCGTCGATGCCGGATTGATCGGCGCGGCGAGCCTGGCCTGGTCGGAGGGCGCGGCATGA
- the pcaH gene encoding protocatechuate 3,4-dioxygenase subunit beta, with product MSGIILPGADGMLFQRDRDWHPPADTPGYKSTTFRAPRHSLLSLGPTKSEMTGPTFGHEKLGPLDNDLIRNFSQDGTDAIGQRMVVYGQVLDENARPVPNTLVEYWQANAGGRYRHKKEGYLAALDPNFGGFGRSITDANGFYHFRTIKPGAYPWPNTGNDWRPAHIHFSVFGHAFAQRLITQMYFEGDPMIWQCPIVSTIPDKAAIDQLIARLDRLNTTPMDALCYRFDIVLRGRRSTMFENKLEGN from the coding sequence ATGAGCGGCATCATTCTACCAGGGGCCGACGGCATGCTGTTCCAGCGCGACCGTGACTGGCATCCGCCCGCCGACACGCCGGGCTACAAGTCGACCACCTTCCGCGCGCCCAGGCACAGCCTCCTCTCGCTCGGGCCCACCAAGTCGGAAATGACCGGGCCCACCTTCGGCCACGAAAAGCTCGGGCCCCTCGACAATGACCTCATCCGCAATTTCAGCCAGGATGGCACCGACGCCATCGGCCAGCGCATGGTGGTCTATGGCCAGGTGCTGGACGAAAATGCGCGCCCCGTACCCAATACGCTGGTCGAATACTGGCAGGCCAATGCCGGCGGCCGCTACCGCCACAAGAAGGAAGGCTATCTCGCCGCGCTGGACCCCAATTTCGGCGGCTTTGGCCGCTCGATCACCGACGCGAACGGCTTTTATCACTTCCGCACCATCAAGCCCGGCGCCTATCCCTGGCCCAATACCGGCAATGACTGGCGCCCGGCCCATATCCATTTCTCGGTCTTCGGCCATGCCTTCGCGCAGCGCCTGATCACCCAGATGTATTTCGAGGGCGACCCGATGATCTGGCAGTGCCCGATCGTCTCGACCATTCCGGACAAGGCGGCCATCGACCAGCTCATCGCCCGGCTCGACCGGCTCAACACCACGCCCATGGACGCGCTGTGCTATCGCTTCGATATCGTGCTGCGCGGGCGTCGCTCGACCATGTTCGAAAACAAGCTGGAGGGGAACTGA
- the pcaG gene encoding protocatechuate 3,4-dioxygenase subunit alpha — protein MLHPVPTLKETPSQTAGPYVHIGMTPNFCGITGAIDADLGKTMIHGDVEGERINVAVRVFDGAGVPLFDGVVEIWQADAKGNFVGPTTPGSNAAPAFTGWGRQPLSEAGAATFETIKPGRVPGPDGKLMAPHIALWIVARGINIGLQTRLYFADEAEANATDFVLNKIMDKRRRDTLIAQREGSTYTLDVHLQGEKETVFFDM, from the coding sequence ATGTTGCATCCTGTCCCGACGCTCAAGGAAACCCCGTCCCAGACCGCCGGCCCCTATGTCCATATTGGCATGACGCCCAATTTCTGCGGCATCACCGGGGCGATCGACGCCGATTTGGGCAAGACCATGATCCATGGCGATGTCGAGGGTGAGCGCATCAATGTCGCCGTCCGCGTGTTCGATGGCGCCGGTGTCCCGCTGTTCGATGGTGTCGTGGAAATCTGGCAGGCCGATGCCAAGGGCAATTTCGTCGGCCCCACCACGCCCGGCTCCAATGCCGCGCCGGCCTTTACCGGCTGGGGCCGTCAGCCGCTGAGCGAAGCGGGTGCTGCCACCTTCGAGACCATCAAGCCCGGCCGCGTGCCCGGACCCGATGGCAAGCTCATGGCGCCCCATATCGCGCTCTGGATCGTCGCCCGCGGCATCAATATAGGGCTGCAGACCCGGCTCTATTTCGCCGATGAGGCCGAGGCCAATGCGACCGATTTCGTGCTCAACAAGATCATGGACAAGCGTCGCCGCGACACCCTGATCGCCCAGCGCGAGGGATCGACCTATACGCTCGACGTCCATCTGCAGGGCGAGAAGGAAACCGTGTTCTTCGATATGTGA
- a CDS encoding sugar ABC transporter ATP-binding protein: MAGVMSGAAPSASPVIPLVEMTGIDKNFPGVRALSQARFELLPGEVHALMGENGAGKSTLMKVLSGVYARDAGEVKLDGRPVEITSPRQAQDAGISIIHQELALMRDLTAAQNIFIGREPRRFGLLDEAQLNRDAAAIFASMNLRLEPTVPVESLTIAKQQMVEIAKALSYRSRVLIMDEPTAALNDAEIAELFAIINRLKAEGVGVVYISHKMDEIKRISDRVTVMRDGEYVGTVPAAETPIETIISMMVGRTLSNQALTIPNTANAPVALEVKHLNRGREIRDVSFAVRQGEILGFAGLMGAGRTEVARAIFGADRRESGEIWVHGQRVGISTPRDAVAKGIGYLSEDRKLFGLATGLDVRNNIALASLDRFTGPIGVLDEAGMEKAAKEHIRQLAIKTPSDTQEARLLSGGNQQKVVIAKWLLRDCDILIFDEPTRGIDVGAKSEIYKLLNNLAAQGKAIIVISSELPEILRLSHRIAVMCEGRLTGILPGGSSQEEIMHLATMREAAMAPDVEVRHAG, translated from the coding sequence ATGGCAGGAGTGATGTCCGGCGCGGCGCCGTCCGCTTCGCCCGTGATCCCGCTGGTCGAGATGACCGGCATCGACAAGAATTTTCCAGGCGTGCGGGCCCTGTCCCAGGCGCGGTTCGAACTGCTGCCGGGCGAAGTGCATGCCTTGATGGGGGAGAACGGCGCCGGCAAGTCGACGCTGATGAAGGTGCTTTCAGGCGTCTATGCCCGCGACGCCGGCGAAGTGAAGCTCGATGGGCGGCCGGTGGAGATCACCTCGCCGCGCCAGGCCCAGGACGCCGGCATTTCCATCATCCACCAGGAACTGGCGCTGATGCGCGACCTGACGGCGGCGCAGAATATCTTCATCGGGCGCGAGCCGCGCCGGTTCGGCCTGCTCGACGAGGCCCAGCTCAATCGCGACGCGGCTGCCATTTTCGCCTCGATGAATTTGCGGCTCGAGCCCACCGTGCCGGTCGAGAGCCTGACCATTGCCAAGCAGCAGATGGTGGAGATTGCCAAGGCGCTCTCCTACCGCTCGCGCGTGCTGATCATGGATGAGCCGACCGCCGCGCTCAACGATGCCGAGATCGCCGAGCTCTTTGCCATCATCAACCGGCTCAAGGCCGAAGGCGTCGGCGTGGTCTATATCAGCCACAAGATGGACGAGATCAAACGCATCTCCGACCGGGTGACGGTGATGCGCGACGGGGAATATGTCGGCACCGTGCCCGCCGCCGAAACGCCCATCGAAACCATTATCTCGATGATGGTGGGGCGTACCCTTTCCAATCAGGCGCTGACCATTCCCAACACCGCCAATGCCCCGGTGGCGCTTGAGGTCAAGCACCTCAATCGCGGCCGCGAAATCCGCGATGTCAGCTTTGCGGTGCGCCAGGGGGAAATTCTCGGCTTTGCCGGGCTGATGGGCGCCGGGCGCACTGAAGTTGCCCGCGCCATTTTCGGGGCCGACCGGCGCGAAAGCGGCGAAATCTGGGTCCATGGCCAGCGCGTCGGCATCTCCACGCCGCGCGATGCGGTCGCCAAGGGCATCGGCTACCTCTCCGAAGACCGCAAGCTCTTCGGCCTCGCGACCGGCCTCGACGTGCGCAACAACATCGCCCTGGCCAGCCTCGACCGGTTCACCGGGCCCATCGGCGTGCTCGACGAAGCGGGCATGGAAAAGGCCGCGAAGGAGCATATCCGCCAGCTCGCCATCAAGACGCCCAGCGACACCCAGGAGGCGCGACTTCTGTCTGGCGGCAACCAGCAGAAGGTGGTCATCGCCAAATGGCTGCTGCGCGATTGCGACATCCTGATCTTCGACGAGCCGACCCGCGGCATCGATGTCGGCGCCAAGTCCGAGATTTACAAGCTGCTCAACAATCTCGCCGCCCAGGGCAAGGCGATTATCGTCATCTCGTCCGAACTGCCCGAAATCCTGCGCCTCTCCCATCGCATTGCGGTGATGTGCGAGGGGCGCCTGACCGGCATCCTGCCCGGCGGATCTAGCCAGGAGGAGATCATGCACCTGGCCACCATGCGCGAAGCCGCCATGGCGCCGGATGTGGAGGTGCGCCATGCGGGATAG
- a CDS encoding 3-carboxy-cis,cis-muconate cycloisomerase has product MTLLSAIAGDPESEALLSDQAQLDAMLAFERALAEASAEAGWISVAAAGAIGAAIDGFAPDWAGLEAGMAQDGVVVPALVKQLRSRVAEPHRQALHKGATSQDVIDTALMLQLARVFDLYETRLSTAIDRLGALRAECGPIELMAHTRMQVALPTTWGAKLASWAEPLQRHLRDLIAMRRSLLVIQLGGPVGDRGSFEGHGDAIAAAMAKRLDLGLATPWQAQRDPIVALGNLLALIAGSLGKVGMDVTLLAQNEVGAVRLAGGGGSSAMAHKSNPVNAEVLVALARHCAGLSGTLNQALVHENERSGAAWTLEWLTLPPLLVSAGASLRLGIRLLDQIEITAAR; this is encoded by the coding sequence ATGACCCTCCTCTCCGCCATTGCTGGTGATCCCGAAAGCGAAGCGCTGCTGTCCGACCAGGCGCAGCTCGATGCCATGCTGGCCTTTGAGCGCGCCTTGGCCGAGGCCAGCGCTGAAGCTGGCTGGATCAGCGTTGCCGCCGCCGGCGCTATCGGCGCGGCCATCGATGGCTTCGCGCCGGACTGGGCCGGGCTCGAGGCCGGCATGGCGCAGGACGGCGTGGTCGTGCCGGCGCTGGTGAAACAGCTGAGAAGCCGGGTCGCCGAGCCGCATCGCCAGGCGCTCCACAAGGGCGCCACCAGCCAGGACGTCATCGATACCGCGCTGATGCTGCAACTGGCGCGGGTCTTCGATCTCTACGAGACGCGGCTGTCGACGGCGATCGACCGCCTCGGTGCCCTCAGGGCCGAATGCGGCCCGATCGAACTCATGGCCCACACCCGCATGCAGGTGGCGCTGCCCACCACCTGGGGCGCCAAGCTCGCGAGCTGGGCCGAACCGTTGCAGCGACATCTGCGCGACCTCATCGCCATGCGGCGGAGCCTGCTGGTCATCCAGCTCGGCGGCCCGGTGGGGGATCGCGGCAGTTTCGAAGGCCATGGCGACGCCATTGCCGCAGCCATGGCGAAACGCCTCGACCTTGGCCTGGCCACGCCCTGGCAGGCCCAGCGCGATCCCATCGTGGCCCTGGGCAATCTGCTCGCGCTGATCGCCGGATCGCTGGGCAAGGTGGGGATGGATGTGACGCTCCTGGCGCAGAACGAGGTCGGCGCCGTCCGGCTCGCCGGGGGTGGCGGCTCCTCGGCCATGGCGCACAAGTCCAACCCGGTCAATGCCGAGGTGTTGGTGGCACTGGCGCGTCATTGTGCCGGGCTCTCGGGGACGCTCAACCAGGCGCTGGTGCATGAGAACGAGCGCTCCGGCGCCGCCTGGACGCTCGAATGGCTGACCCTGCCGCCCCTACTGGTGAGCGCCGGAGCCAGCCTGCGCCTGGGGATCAGATTGCTCGACCAGATCGAGATCACCGCTGCGCGCTAG
- the pcaQ gene encoding pca operon transcription factor PcaQ: MSKRIIDPRIRLRHIACFLEVARLRSMAGAADALNISQPAATKTVQELEALLGGQLFDRSRRRLALTAFGEVFFRYASTSLAALRQGIDAARGTHDAAMVRVGALPTVSARILPDAVRSFTQDNSGVTTRIITGPNGFLLSLLRTGDVDIVIGRMAEPNAMVGLSFEHLYSERVVLAVRPGHPVLDEPEFSLRLIEGYQTLMPTPDSVIRPVVERILLAHGVTRLRDEIETVSNAFGRSYVRQTDAIWIISEGVVADDVAEGQLTLLPVDTSETLGPVGFTTRTDTAATLAATSLMQAVRDVAERLRGDGS, from the coding sequence ATGTCAAAGCGCATCATCGACCCCAGAATCCGGCTCCGCCACATTGCGTGCTTCCTTGAGGTGGCGCGCCTGCGATCCATGGCGGGCGCTGCCGACGCGCTCAATATCAGCCAGCCGGCCGCCACCAAGACGGTCCAGGAACTCGAAGCCCTTTTGGGCGGGCAATTGTTCGACCGCAGCCGCCGCCGTCTGGCGCTGACGGCTTTCGGCGAGGTGTTCTTCCGCTATGCCTCGACCAGTCTTGCCGCCCTCCGCCAAGGGATCGATGCGGCGCGCGGCACGCATGATGCGGCCATGGTGCGGGTGGGGGCGCTGCCCACCGTCTCGGCGCGCATCCTGCCCGATGCGGTGCGCAGCTTCACCCAGGACAATTCCGGCGTCACCACCCGCATCATCACCGGCCCCAATGGCTTCCTGCTCTCGCTGTTGCGCACGGGCGATGTCGACATCGTCATCGGCCGCATGGCCGAGCCCAATGCCATGGTCGGCCTCAGCTTCGAGCATCTCTATTCGGAACGCGTGGTGCTGGCCGTGCGCCCCGGCCATCCGGTGCTCGACGAGCCCGAGTTCAGCCTGCGCCTCATCGAGGGCTATCAGACGCTGATGCCGACCCCGGATTCGGTGATCCGCCCCGTGGTGGAACGCATCCTTCTGGCCCATGGCGTCACCCGGCTGCGCGACGAGATCGAGACGGTCTCGAACGCCTTTGGCCGCTCCTATGTGCGCCAGACCGACGCCATCTGGATCATTTCCGAAGGCGTTGTGGCCGACGACGTGGCCGAGGGGCAATTGACCTTGCTGCCGGTCGATACCAGCGAGACGCTTGGCCCGGTTGGCTTCACCACCCGCACCGACACCGCCGCCACACTCGCCGCCACCAGCCTGATGCAGGCCGTGCGCGACGTGGCCGAGCGGTTAAGGGGCGATGGGAGTTAG
- a CDS encoding helix-turn-helix domain-containing protein: protein MRKGAVSWNDIRAELPQDMQDRLDDKRTRRLAGEAMAALRKEAGVTQSELAAGAEIPQSNVSRTEKSDDMLLSTIARYMRAIGGSAELVLRTAQGKEVHIGIDAFNADNARKRA from the coding sequence ATGAGAAAGGGAGCAGTATCCTGGAATGATATCCGTGCGGAGCTTCCGCAGGATATGCAGGATCGCCTCGACGACAAAAGAACGCGGCGTCTGGCGGGCGAGGCCATGGCGGCGCTTCGGAAAGAAGCTGGGGTGACCCAGTCCGAGCTGGCGGCCGGCGCCGAAATTCCACAAAGCAATGTGTCTCGCACCGAGAAAAGTGACGACATGCTGCTGTCCACAATCGCCCGGTATATGCGGGCTATCGGCGGAAGCGCCGAGCTGGTGCTGCGGACAGCTCAAGGCAAAGAAGTGCATATTGGCATAGACGCGTTCAATGCCGACAATGCGAGGAAGCGCGCATGA